The Sceloporus undulatus isolate JIND9_A2432 ecotype Alabama chromosome 7, SceUnd_v1.1, whole genome shotgun sequence genome segment tttatatttttatactgtgtttcatatcctatttttttttaggtctgtttggaaattaagatatTTAACAATGGCCTTTTTTTTGTTAAAGACAATTAAGCTTAAACTACATTTCAGCATGTAAAGAGATGAATTAATATGCAGCTTTGGTAGAGGATAAAATACACATCTGACAGATAAGTAGTACTTAACTGTAACCACCGACTTATTTGGAGAACACTgctgaattaaaagaaaaatataggaagTGTATTTACACATTAAATAAGGTTGTTGGATGATATTAGAAAGGTTGACAAGCTTCCAAGATGCCGAATCACATTGATGCAACTCAAAATAAAAGTGATATGGAACTAAAGGTGTGAAAATCTGTCAGTAGCTTGTAGGGAGAAAAAATGCTTCCCAGTATCCAAATAACATTTTCTAATCATTCCACAACTATCTCTCTTCCTTATGGAAATCAATACATATtttatgggatttttaaaatctcaaaatgtttgcattttcctCATTGGATACAGTGCGTTTCTGCGCATTGttcaaatgtatacatttttttgtTGTGCATATTTTTGAAGCCTGCACATGGGGTGGCATCTTGGACTGCACCGCTGAACTAAAACagttcgaaaccactttaacttccgtggctcagtgctttggaattctgggatttgtagtttgttggggcaccagagctctctgatagagaaggctaaatattccaccaaactacaaatccaagaattccatagcattgcgtcCTGGCaattaaagcgatgccaaactgcattaattctgcagtgtagatgttgtctagtttgaattatgtaaatcctccatttgctttttcaaaatggcaaTTCATCTGTTCATTGAGTGAGCACAGGaacatgtctttctttctttctttctttctttctttctttctttctttctttttctttccatataGAACATTAAATCCCACCAGATTGTCCCAACCATATCCCCCAATTTTCTGTAGCAATTGCTCAACGGTTCTTTCTTTTGCAGTAGGTTAATAAGGCTGTCAATACATATTTTGAGTTGTAGTCATTTGTTATAATTTTCCTTACACAGTCAGTTTGAGGAGGAGTGAATGCCTAGAGTCATTAAGACAGAAAAGTTGCCAGTTCGAACGGGGGGAAAAGGAATAAAAGCCTAATTTTAATTCCTTCTAAATTAAATGTGTCTGTTTTGCAGCTTGCTAATTATTAGCTTCtgttcaaatctgcagatggaaCAGAATAATAAGTGTATTACTTTTGGTATGCTGCACATATTTGTTcaaagatttgttttttttttatttgcacttttctttttatccttttaaaagtaataaaaccaaggaagaaaaagtatttttcagtttagtacatttctataccatcttTCTTTTGTGGTACATATTGCAAAACTTCTCAGCCTCCCACTCAGAGagtgtttgtttgtctgtttgtttgtttgaagtcATACTTGATGCTACCGAAGCTCATCTGTAATGACTGTTTCCCATTCATCCCTTCAAACCATCATTAAATAAATCCTGCATACTGTCATGAACTTACATACCTGTATGGATAGAAAAAGACCGAAAGCAGGGAGGAATTGAAAGGGGGGAAAACTATAAAGCAAATCACTCACACTGCAGTTCTTACATTTAATATTTATCAAAATAAGAAAAGTGTGTCGAATACCATTTCCATCATAATCCACAGAGGAGATTAGATGATTACTAGACCAAAAAGTCTTTGCAATTTCTTATtcattcctatatatatatatatatatatatatatattagcaagAGAGCCTTCATATGGCATGCTAATAGCAAAGCTGGTTTATAATCTGTTCTCTCATTTTACTGAGAAAAGTAAGAATAGATACATTATTGGGGGATTAAATTTGAATGCAGGTGGATGACTGGCAACACTTTTGTTagatccattcattcattcattcattcattcattcattcattcaatcatatcatatcatagagccactgtttgtatttttgttcAAGAAAATACCAATGAACTATGTCCAAGAAATCCATAGTTGGTGAGGAATGGGCTTCTTTAGAACATTGACAGAAGCCCAGCTTCCAGAAAAATCCCAATCGTATATTTATGCATTTGTTATGTTCCTGCTCTTCTCTCAGACTATCATATATCGATTCTGCCCTCAGCAATgttatctttccttttttttttttttttttttttggtaacattttaatgttatattgCATTCTGTCAACATCATAATTATGTCCAGTAAAGTAAATTACAGAGAAGCCACTACTCTGTGAATGAGAAAGAGTCCATATAAAGATAAAAATTAGCAATCCAGCCAAAGCAAACCTTCTTAAAATTACAGAACATCTGTTTCAgtggatgattttaatgtactTAAATCTGTCATAGgtaaatcaatgagacttaacaCTGGTTATTTAGGTTGTTGGCTCGTTTTTCAAAAAGTATTCTGCCAAGTGTTCTCACTCATGTGCATACACTCTTCATGTATTATTCATGTCAAAATAGACCATGGAAAAGATAAAAACCTTATGCCACAAAGATAATGTTGAAAACAATCCAGCTGAACTTAACTAACTTTTAAGTACCACATGGAAATTAGAGCTTTAATTTGAAACTGAACTTTGTTTTTGAGGGTGAAATGTGTGCTTAGCTCTTTTGTAGATCTAAACTTTACTGGAATACACAGATGTCACTAAAGCAGTCATCTCATAGGAAGTCCCACCTGTTCCTATCCATACTGTTCAGGCTAGGCACTTCCTATACAGATATCACTAAGCTATATATTTGCATGTCAACCGCATGAAAATAGCTGGATGGAGCAAAAGCAAGTAACTGTACtgcaaaatgatgccaaaaaattGAAAAGTTGTATTAGACGTTACAGCTGAGTAACAGTAAAATTCAGCAGGTTAATGATTTAGTGGTAGCCCCATGTTTCTTACCAAGTCTAGTACTACTCATTGGCTGGATTGTGTTGcatatttttaaagagttttgttTATGAAAGTGCTTCTGCTTCATGAAGTATAAATAAAGTAAGCAATTTGCACTATCAGGGCCCAAAACAATGCTCTGGTAAAGGTGTGGCAGAAGATTCTTTGGTTTCTGTCAATGCCCTAGGCTGATGAATGAACACACTGAATTTAACCCCCTGGTTTGCTGCTGCCCTGACAAAGCCACTGTTTGCAGTCATGGTGATGGCCTTTAAAGCATCTCCTGTCCCAAAAATTGTCAGAGAACGGTGACTGATTTTGGAACTAGGCACTAATTTTAAGGCACGTTCAGAGGGCTGGTCTGGTACCACACTGATTCTTTCCATGAGTCGCGCAGCTCGAGTTTTCTCACCTGCTCCCCCCAAAGTTTCTAAGATAACCTGAAAGTCTTTAACTGCAGATTCACAAGCAAACAGCTCCTTGCCCTTCATGAACTCTTCCAGCAGCGGGaggacactttcttctctctcctgaGCTGCCTGCTCAGACAGGACTTTCTCCTTAAAGATGAAATCACAGCCTCCGTAGCTAAGGGCAGAGACAAAGGTAATCAGAGTAGTAATATCCAAGTTAACCCTATTGCACATGTCTACTCTGATTTCTGTAGGAAAAGCTACACTTGCTATTAATTTGTCCCGATCTACTCTTGTCACTTGAAGGCATTCATTTCCATCATCAGATTCACTAGAACTTAAGTGGACGTCGTCCTTAGCATGCTCCGCCAATGCATTCACAGCAACTATGTCCCCCCGTATAGATATGCCCATCTCTTTCAATCTCTCTGCCACTGGGCTAGACACACCATTGTAGAATGCAAAGATAATATGTGGGTTGCTGTACTGCACCAGTTGCTGACCACTTGCTTGCAGGAAATCTTCTGCTTGCTTAATGACACTTTTGTCACCATACTGGCCTCTGCCCAACCAAATATTGTGCAGTGCTTCAGCCTTGCGACCAATTGCTTTCACCCAAGTGTGACCACCGTTTGCAACAACATCCACTACCAAGAACTGCTTTTCACCATATTTGTCTTCATAATTAAAGACATGAAGTACTGCAGCAACTTCCTCCAGGTTCTCCGCAGACTCAATGATGGCTTGTAGGTGAGTGAGGTTTGTACTCTGCAGATGGGACTCTTTGATGGCTACCTTTCCAGCTTCCACCTTATGCAGGAACTTTAACTCTGCTTTCAATCTGCTGCAGAGTTTGGAACCtccttctatgccacctttctgggACCGGCAAAGAGCTTCTGCCCTTTTGATCAGCTCCTTAGCAACAGCAATTCTCTCACACAGCAAGGAATGTGCAGACATGCTGGTAACATTATTCTCCCCCTTTGCTCCGTGTAGTAAGGAAGGGCATAGCTAGCAATGTTATCTTTCCAATAACAAGATTCTGGGAAGATTAGGCTGAGAGACAGCAGCAGGCCTGAGGTCTCTGCAGATGCATTGGGATTTGAATCTCAGCCTCTTCATCCAATACTCTAGCAGGCCCTGGTTCGAATCTGTAAGGAGAAGACCAGTTTATGTCCCTGGATGTGTAGTGGAAACGGCAATATTTCCTTCTACTTAAGGCCAACCTGGACAAAGCCATTCTTCAGGTGGTAAAACATAGGTTGTTGTTTAAAAGTGGAAGATGTAAAGGTGCCCCAGGAGGGAATTGGAGAGAAAAGggagtttaaaaaataatggaaggCAGAACTAAATACCTGATTAAGAAACACAATGAGCAATACTGCTCCTACTAAACAATTAGTAGAAAATTCAAAGGAGTGGaggagatagacagacagacagacagacagacagacagacaggtttGAAAGGCACAGCCATgcaagtctggaaaatcagtaacATGATCTTTCATAAACTTATTTATTTaggttatattatattatattatattatattatattatattatattaatttctatcccacttttctcctaaaaTTGGGGCCCAAAGGGGCTAGACTTTAGCCTATGCCTTCAAATGAATCTGagaaaataggctcaagtctacaaaaactcttGCTACCAACCTCTATCTTTcaattagtctgaaaggtgctgcaatatccctttgcacataatataggtgcagtacagaccgcccaaagagggtggcctgccagcgcctatttttccaccagagggaagcctcagctacCAAACGGTGCAGCTACccaccggcggaaaaagaacctgcaaaaagtgggtacTTTTTTTGCCACGGTGGTGACGTAAGTGCTGCGTAGCACCATGTGGCACTgtgcggcacttacgtaacaatggcggcacccatgtaaacagggcgctgccattgttacaccctcgtcacgtaggttggactggatggccctcgtggtctcttccaactctacgattctatgattctatgatagtggtttgagtgttggactatgactctgaagaccagagttccattcccagttcagccatgaaacccactggacaaccttgagcaagtcacacactctcagcttcagaggatggcaatggcaaacctcccctgaaaaaatcttgccaagaaaatcccatgctagGTTCATCATAGGGTCGccccaagtcagaaatgatttgaaggctcacaacactATTGGGGTGTGAacctcccctttctccttgggGGATAATGTGCCTTTATGTTCTTTAGAAAGCCCATAATACTGACTTCTGAATCCCTTTTGACTAAGCAGTGTGCAATGTCATCCTgaaaagtgtgtctgtgtgtgtgtgctccctCTTTCGCTCCTCATGATTCTCAATAGCACCTGAATAATTTCTCCCTTTTTTTGAACTAGCAATAAATCACTGCAGGTGATGCTCTTCCAGGGGGATTATTTCTCCTCTCAGTACTTGACCTTCAGCCCAAAAGTATGATGGTGTACCTGAAGCACAGACTAATCCCTTGAAAATGTGCTACCTGTTGTGTCTAATTCTTTGAATATCAGCTTCTCATCTGCTGGTGGCAGCATAACAGACCTAAATGTTTGCTGCCTGCCTGGATGTACTAACCCTTCCTTTGCCAAATGCAATAGATGACACaattcctctctcacacacatacacacacacacacacacagagagagagagagagagagcagttatCTTTATCAAGCAATTGATAAGTCAGGAGAGAACTAGAAGGTAATAAGACTGTGGGTAAGGAGGAGTAGAAGCCCTTCTTGAGAAATAgatttgttagccgccttgagtccctgtagtggaaataaggaagaatataaataaacatgatgatgatgatgatgatgatgatgatgatgatgatgatgatgatgatgatNNNNNNNNNNGATGAAAAGGAAACCAATATCACCCCTCTTCCATATTTTCTTACATCTATATCTTTTTTGGCCAATGTTTCTTCATGAAAGTCTTCTGCTTCAAGATACCAGCAGGGAAACCATTGCTGCTGCCAATTTAAGTAGCTTGAAAAGATATGTGccaatattctacatcagcttCTTAGTTATGtctccaaagggatcttgcaaaatctttgagactaactgaaagaaagacgttggtagcatgatctttcatagacttgagcctactttttTGTGCATCTGAGAAGCTAGGCacaggtctacgaaagctcatgctaccaacttcattctttcgtttagtctcaaaggtgctacaaggtgctacaagatccctttgcatgctgattttctaaACTCACATGGCTATATCTACCACCTAGTTACATCTGGGTCTAGGCCCCTGCATTCTGGTTACACATTTGCAATGCCATAATGTCAGTGTGTTGTCGTTGCTGTgtaccctcaagttgtttccaacttatgggaaccataaggcgaacctatcatggggctttcttggcatgtttcttcagaaggagtttgcagttgccatcctctgagactgagagagtatgatcccccaagggccacccaacaggtttccatggttgagatgGGACTCTGGCCTCCAGTCATAGCCTAATAAttaaaccattgcaccacattAGATTTCTCCATCATGTTAATGCAGAGAAAGATATCCTAGTCCTTTTTATTAGAATTCCAGGCTAGGAGACCAGTTGTCTGAAAAACTGGCTTAGTGATACACTAATATTACTTGCCCAATGTAGAGGGGAGCCTTTGGGATAAGTTTGGATATGCCAAAGAAGTCATGCACACCACACAACTGCAGGAGCACATTCCATCGCTACAGAACTCTGTTGCGATAGCGGTGACCCTCCATTAAGTACAATTGTGAGTTCTGTAAAGCCATGGGCagaaaaagcagttaaaaacccATCCTGCTAAAAGCTCAACAGGATTATGCTGATTAGAGTATAAATTGCAAAATCTAAATGTAAATATACCGAGATGTTTTAATATCTCACTTAAATAGGAAAgtgtgttggggaggggggggaatcatCTAAATTATATTCTCTCCGTTTGTCATTATGTAATTCTTATCCTTAACCTAAAATTAAACCAGATAATAATGGTAATATTTTTTAAGTGAATCATAAATGCATAAAATGGTCAGAAAATGAGAAAAGCCTGAAAAGAagcatttattttcctttcaggCCTTgttgcattttttgttgttgttttatcttaAACTGGTCTGCAGAGTAAAAGGAGAAAACCACACATTCAGGTCTGAATTCAGTACTTTGGGAAGCAAATAGAAAGAGTACAACAGGGTCAGAAGGAATAAAAATGGTCAATCCTATGGAAACCAAGTCCTAGGTGGAAATAATAGGAAGAAACCATGTTTATCAGGGAGAAAACAGAAGACCGATAGCACTCTTCAAATATCTGCAGAGGGcaaaaacttattttctgctttcCCAGGGGGTAGGACTGGAACTAATGGCCTGAAATTGCAGAAGAGTACATAAAATATTCTTGTTGACCATTGCTAAACTGCTGGTCCTGTTTAGATATGTCCCACACCCCATGTTCAACTCAGATGTCCTCTCTTGTAATATAAAGCCGTTAGACCTAGTCCTACCCCCTGGGAGAGCAGAAAACAGGTATTTGCTCTCTTCTTCATGATCAATCTTCCTCTatccaggaaaacaaaacaaaacaaaaaaaacaaatcctGAACCCAGATAGTTCTGAGCTAAAGTACCCCAGAAGAGGGCTATACACTCTATTTGAAGAGAAAATAGGGCAGGATCACAGGAGGGGCAAAAGGGATGGTCGGTGGTATGGGAACCATGTCTTTTGAAGGAAAAACTGGAGAGGGGTTTCTTTCATGCTTTTGCAAAACCTGGTTTCCTTCATTCTGTTTCCTTTGCTGCTGCAGCCAAGCCCTGTGGCACTGTTGCTGTCACCATTGAACACCCATGCAGGAGgagaatagaatagaacagaagaaaggagaggagaagagaagagaagagaagagaagagaagagaagagaagagggagatgACCAGAGAGTTGGGACTCCCTTCCCATCCCCCTGCAGTTTGCTACAGCTAGAGGCCAAAGACCAGTAATGTTATTCTTCTGCCTCTTGGAGGGAGAGTCCCCAACACAAAGTCACCTTTCTCCTCCACTAAATCCACTAAATCAGCAGCCCCACGGTGCATAGAAAAAGTATTGGATGGGGTGCAAGAAGCTATTTACATGCTTGCctcattttttataaaaaggacaCATGCATACCCTTTGCATGTATTTACATTGCAAACAGATTGTACAGTTGCAGAGCTGAAAACATGCAGTTTGAAAAGGTATGGTTGTGCAGGTCAACAATTATAGAGCCGACATTCTGTTGGtgtccaggaaacatattcaggggtagccatgttggccattcatcaaagtacaataacatcccaaatttACAaagcagtgatgcctttattggagcaaccaaaatgcatgaaaaaCATGATGCAatcatgcagattttttttaaaaaatgacaatgtcacttacatatatatatatatatatatatatatatatgatggtggtggtggtgcgtTGTTCTGTGTTAAAATGGTATGGAAGAATATCTATAGGGAGGCCTTGCTTTCTTCTGACCATGTGGCCCTGGGCTTTGAAATTCTAACATTCACTGTGTGTTTCACTATCATTTCATTCATTTCCTCAAGTAAGGCAATTCTATCCATTACTCTGACTCTCTGACCAATGATAGCATCATTATTGCATTTCCCATAGCCATGATATCCCCCTAAGGTATTGTCATTATGTTTATATAGGTGTCTTTTCTACCATTTCCCACGAACTCAGAAGAGGTTAGACTATATGTAACGTATATGATTTTTATATCTTGTAGTAAATTAGAGAGTGCCGGTTTGCATCCAAGCAGCATAATAAGCTCAAGATGTTGGGTATCTACTCTCACTTGTTGTGACCCAAAAGAAGACATTTCCACAGATGTGAAGAGGTTAATGAGTGTGGAGTGAAACTGAACAGCTTCTGTTATCCCAGAACAGGCTATTCATCTCTGTCTCCCAAGCAACTGAAACATGGAGTGAGATAGTACGTGAAAATGTTAGAATAAGCCAAAGTAAAGAAAATCCCTAATTATTGCATCAAACATGATGGCACTTCATGGCATGCCTATTTTGTCATTTAGTTGTTTCAAAAGCTACTCCAATCTcaaccacaacaacagcagccGCAGTAGTGgcagaaaagggcaaccaaaattatCAAAGGTCTGCAAACCAAGCCTTATGTGAGCATGTTTAGCCTAGAATGATAAATGACAtgttagccatctttaaatatccaaagggatgccatgtagaaggtGTAGTGGATTTGTTTTCTGACGCCCCCCAAAATACAACGCAAACCAGCGGATTCAAAACACAAgtcaagagattccacctaaacattaggagaagcttctttactgtaagaggtGTTTCGTAGTGAAATATAAACTGGGAGAGGGGTTCAAGCATTGCAGAAGGCTGGAATAGATGACTGTTGTCATCTTCCACTTCtaagattctataattctatcatTATTTCaatggcagcagcaacaagaacataTTAGTTCTTCTCCATTGAAGGCTTAGCTAAGTAGTCTTCTGACACCACAGCGTTTAAACTCCTATGAATAGCATCATCCAGGGGACATGATGGTGGTATGTACATTAAATACAATTTCAGTTTGGATGAGTAATAatagtagcagtagcagtagcagtagtaggagtagtattagtattagtagtacAGAACTCTCAGGCAGTGTTTAATCCAAGTAGGGATGCAAGGAGAACTGTACTCATGTTGCTAGCATGGCATCCCCAGGATATGTCCTCCTCATTGTGAAAATTGTATGGATTTTGTGAGTTCCCCAATAATATTCAAAAGAC includes the following:
- the LOC121936664 gene encoding UPF0415 protein C7orf25 homolog — its product is MSAHSLLCERIAVAKELIKRAEALCRSQKGGIEGGSKLCSRLKAELKFLHKVEAGKVAIKESHLQSTNLTHLQAIIESAENLEEVAAVLHVFNYEDKYATEAVISSLRRKSCLSRQLRREKKVSSRCWKSS